A stretch of Paludisphaera borealis DNA encodes these proteins:
- a CDS encoding histone deacetylase, which produces MAVTIYTDRRMIEHRVPPRHPERPERLEAILRHLERTGFMASCPMGKVREATADELRRIHSAAYLEELEVVDRRGGGSIEADTWMSEQSLLAARLAAGAGVEAVAEVLGGPNRRALCLVRPPGHHALPAHAMGFCIFSNVALAAKEAIAKHDVNRLLIVDFDVHHGNGTQEIFYESPQVGFLSIHRHPFYPGTGLKSETGSGEGLGHVKNIPLPHGTPRAEYLAAFRAGLHALADKMKPELVLISAGFDAHAEDPVGDLGLEVEDFDLLTREVVAVAETHAQGRIVSLLEGGYNVPILAGCTVAHLHALGAEPAKTSR; this is translated from the coding sequence ATGGCCGTCACGATTTACACCGACCGCCGGATGATCGAGCACCGCGTGCCGCCGCGGCATCCCGAGCGGCCCGAACGACTCGAGGCGATCCTGCGGCATCTGGAACGCACGGGCTTCATGGCCTCGTGCCCCATGGGCAAGGTCCGCGAGGCGACGGCCGACGAGCTTCGCCGCATCCACTCAGCCGCGTACCTGGAGGAGCTGGAGGTGGTCGATCGCCGTGGCGGCGGCTCGATCGAGGCCGACACCTGGATGTCGGAGCAGTCGCTCCTTGCGGCCAGGCTGGCGGCGGGTGCCGGCGTCGAGGCCGTCGCCGAAGTGCTCGGCGGCCCGAACCGCCGCGCCCTGTGCCTGGTCCGGCCTCCTGGACACCACGCGCTGCCAGCCCACGCGATGGGCTTCTGCATCTTCTCGAACGTCGCCCTCGCCGCCAAGGAAGCGATCGCCAAGCACGACGTCAACCGGCTCTTGATCGTCGACTTCGACGTTCACCACGGCAACGGCACGCAGGAGATCTTCTACGAGTCGCCGCAGGTCGGCTTCCTCTCGATCCACCGCCACCCGTTCTATCCCGGCACCGGGCTGAAGTCCGAGACCGGATCGGGTGAAGGACTCGGCCACGTCAAGAACATCCCCCTGCCCCACGGCACGCCGCGCGCCGAGTACCTCGCCGCGTTTCGCGCGGGTCTGCACGCCCTGGCTGACAAGATGAAGCCCGAGCTGGTGCTCATCAGCGCGGGGTTCGACGCCCACGCCGAAGATCCCGTGGGAGACCTGGGATTGGAGGTCGAAGACTTCGACCTGCTCACGCGCGAGGTCGTGGCCGTCGCCGAGACCCACGCCCAGGGCCGGATCGTCAGCCTGCTGGAAGGAGGCTACAACGTGCCGATCCTCGCCGGGTGCACCGTCGCCCACCTGCACGCCCTCGGAGCCGAGCCGGCGAAGACGTCGCGGTGA
- a CDS encoding DJ-1/PfpI family protein: MSKTILMITGDAGEALEIFYPKHRLEEEGWRVDVAALEKGAIQTVIHDFEPGFATYTEKLGYRVAADLTVDEVRPESYDALILPGGRAPEYLRNRLRVVAITRHFLDAGKPIAATCHAPLILAAAGSLRGRTLTCYPELEPDVRVAGGLFVNREVVIDGNLVTARAWPDNGPWMREFVRLLKSPAKAT, from the coding sequence ATGTCCAAGACGATCCTGATGATCACCGGCGACGCCGGCGAGGCGCTCGAGATCTTCTACCCGAAACATCGGCTTGAAGAGGAAGGCTGGCGCGTGGACGTCGCCGCCCTCGAAAAGGGCGCGATTCAGACAGTGATCCACGACTTCGAGCCGGGGTTCGCGACGTACACCGAGAAGCTCGGCTACCGGGTCGCGGCCGATCTCACGGTCGACGAGGTTCGGCCCGAATCCTACGACGCCCTGATCTTGCCCGGCGGCCGCGCGCCGGAGTACCTGCGCAACCGGCTCCGGGTGGTGGCGATCACGCGTCACTTTCTTGACGCAGGCAAACCGATCGCGGCGACGTGCCACGCGCCGCTGATCCTGGCGGCCGCGGGCTCTTTGCGCGGACGTACCTTGACCTGCTACCCCGAACTCGAACCCGACGTTCGTGTGGCGGGAGGCCTGTTCGTTAATCGCGAGGTCGTCATCGACGGCAACCTGGTCACGGCGCGCGCATGGCCCGACAACGGCCCCTGGATGCGCGAGTTCGTTCGGTTGCTGAAATCGCCGGCGAAAGCCACCTGA
- the csrA gene encoding carbon storage regulator CsrA codes for MLVLSRKKNESIIICDNITVTVIEIRGDKVRLGIEAPKDVTVHRREVYEAIQNQARSHDPGTQAINP; via the coding sequence ATGCTGGTTCTCTCCCGCAAGAAGAACGAGAGCATCATAATCTGCGACAACATCACGGTTACGGTGATCGAAATCCGTGGCGACAAGGTGAGGCTTGGAATCGAAGCCCCCAAAGACGTTACGGTTCACCGTCGTGAGGTTTACGAAGCGATCCAGAATCAGGCCCGGTCTCACGACCCGGGAACCCAGGCAATCAACCCCTGA
- a CDS encoding RNA polymerase sigma factor, giving the protein MPEERLTEIPTNWTTISSAHTPGPKSQEAMGELVGRYHDALTRYIHLKVRDKHLADEVLQEFWTKLLTGKLSGADKTKGRFRDYLRTVLHRLIIDHFRTRKLQPLPPGDLLDVSQPDEDFDRVWREAVLRRVWSRLETYQATTPKNRYASVLQLRRDFPKASIDDITEKLGQIIGSPVTPEAFRKNLQRARAKFIELLIVELKETIHPTDEADVEAEIYDLGLGHLYRRYTASGDH; this is encoded by the coding sequence ATGCCAGAAGAACGGCTGACCGAGATCCCGACGAACTGGACGACCATCAGCAGCGCGCACACCCCCGGCCCCAAGAGCCAGGAAGCGATGGGCGAGCTGGTCGGCCGCTACCACGACGCCCTCACGCGGTATATCCACCTGAAGGTCCGCGACAAGCACCTGGCCGACGAAGTGCTCCAGGAGTTCTGGACCAAGCTCCTGACCGGCAAGCTGTCCGGGGCCGACAAGACCAAGGGGCGGTTTCGGGACTACCTGCGGACCGTGCTGCACCGGCTGATCATCGATCATTTCCGCACCCGCAAGCTCCAGCCGCTTCCGCCTGGCGACCTGCTCGACGTCTCCCAGCCCGACGAGGATTTCGACCGCGTGTGGCGCGAGGCCGTCCTGCGACGGGTCTGGTCGCGGCTCGAAACCTACCAGGCCACGACCCCCAAGAACCGCTACGCCAGCGTCCTTCAGCTCCGCCGCGATTTTCCCAAGGCGTCGATCGACGACATCACCGAGAAGCTCGGCCAGATCATCGGCTCCCCGGTGACCCCGGAGGCGTTCCGCAAGAATCTCCAGCGTGCCCGCGCCAAATTCATCGAGCTCTTGATCGTCGAGTTGAAAGAGACCATCCATCCCACCGACGAAGCCGACGTCGAGGCCGAGATCTACGACCTCGGCCTGGGCCACCTGTATCGCCGCTACACCGCCTCGGGCGATCACTAA
- a CDS encoding 3-ketoacyl-ACP reductase: protein MNSRSNGSQVAVVTGGGRGIGRGIVLELAASGFSMVVNYRRDAEAARDCCRQAEALGAPRALPIQADVADLDDGRRLAVEILDAFGRIDVWVNNAGVAPESRVDLLDTTPESWDRVTSMNLRGPFFLTQTVARRMIDLAERGIVAQPLIIFITSISSDTASVERGEYCAAKAGLSMVAQLFAVRLAAHGVHVHEVRPGVIETDMTRPVHDAYSARIAAGLSPIRRWGTPADVGKAVAALASGAFPFSTGQVLNVDGGLNLRRL, encoded by the coding sequence ATGAATTCCAGGTCGAACGGGTCGCAGGTCGCGGTGGTCACCGGGGGAGGTCGAGGCATTGGCCGAGGGATCGTCCTGGAGCTGGCCGCCTCGGGTTTCTCGATGGTCGTGAACTACCGCCGCGACGCCGAGGCCGCCCGCGACTGCTGCCGCCAGGCCGAGGCCCTCGGCGCGCCCCGGGCCCTGCCGATCCAGGCCGACGTGGCCGATCTCGACGACGGCCGGCGGCTGGCGGTCGAAATCCTTGACGCCTTCGGCCGGATCGACGTCTGGGTGAACAACGCCGGGGTCGCTCCCGAGTCGCGGGTCGACCTGTTGGACACGACGCCCGAGAGCTGGGATCGCGTCACCTCAATGAATCTCCGAGGTCCTTTCTTTCTCACCCAGACCGTCGCCCGGCGAATGATCGATCTGGCCGAGCGCGGGATCGTCGCCCAGCCACTCATCATCTTCATCACCTCGATATCGAGCGATACGGCGAGCGTCGAGCGCGGCGAATACTGCGCGGCGAAAGCCGGCCTGAGCATGGTCGCACAGCTTTTCGCCGTCCGGCTGGCGGCCCATGGGGTGCACGTCCACGAGGTCCGGCCCGGCGTGATCGAGACCGACATGACCCGTCCCGTCCACGACGCCTACTCCGCGCGGATCGCTGCGGGCCTGTCGCCGATCCGCCGCTGGGGGACTCCAGCCGACGTCGGCAAGGCGGTCGCCGCGCTGGCCTCGGGAGCCTTTCCGTTCTCGACCGGCCAGGTCTTAAACGTCGACGGCGGCTTGAACTTGCGCCGCCTTTGA